In Halorussus limi, a genomic segment contains:
- a CDS encoding type IV pilin, producing MNIKALFEDDGAVSPVIGVILMVAITVILAAVIGTFVLGLGDRVSQAQPNAQFTFEYSQTNSHQWVNVTHDGGEGVEGDQLSMTVGGDEVWTPGSTVDSEEVDEWSGKKITAGSSLKEYDSAISDGETVKIIWSASGSDKTAVVGESEVSY from the coding sequence ATGAACATAAAGGCACTCTTCGAAGACGACGGTGCGGTCTCGCCCGTCATCGGCGTCATCCTGATGGTGGCGATTACGGTGATTCTGGCAGCGGTGATTGGAACGTTCGTTCTCGGTCTCGGCGACCGGGTTAGTCAGGCACAGCCAAACGCACAATTTACGTTTGAGTACAGTCAGACAAACAGTCACCAATGGGTGAACGTCACCCACGATGGTGGTGAAGGTGTTGAGGGCGACCAATTGAGCATGACCGTAGGAGGCGACGAAGTTTGGACACCTGGATCCACCGTTGACTCTGAAGAGGTTGACGAGTGGTCGGGTAAAAAGATCACTGCTGGCTCGTCGCTGAAAGAGTACGATTCGGCCATTAGTGACGGAGAAACTGTCAAAATAATCTGGTCCGCCTCCGGCAGTGACAAAACCGCCGTTGTCGGCGAGTCAGAGGTCTCGTACTAA
- the pabB gene encoding aminodeoxychorismate synthase, component I encodes MTIRTVSSRESFERLAATLDAPARIPVEVRTTVGDPYDAYRRARDEEGGVYLETTGGQDGWGYFATDPERWVRTDASDATPGGFEAVDDLLRAERLVRGDCEVPYPCGAFGWFSYDLARELEDLPDTTADDRGLARLQLGVYDRVAAWREPRGEGPTELRVTCCPRVAPEDDFGGAYDRAVERATALARRAREGDSTVEAPPADADTATFRNEVGREEYAERVRRTKSYVRDGETFQANVSQRLVAPAAVHPVSAFAALRRVNPAPFSALVEFPGVDLVSASPELLIDCAGDRLVTEPIAGTRPRGETPAADRRLERELLDSEKEHAEHAMLVDLERNDLGKVCEYGSVEVSEYRRIDRYSAVMHTVSKVVGRRRADASVADAIAAVFPGGTITGAPKPRTMEIIDELESTRRGPYTGAIGVVGFDERATLNMTIRTLVRAGERYYLRVGAGIVHDSDPDAEYEETLAKGRALVRALDDALGDESELAVEE; translated from the coding sequence GTGACGATTCGAACGGTCAGTTCGCGCGAGTCGTTCGAGCGACTCGCGGCGACCCTCGACGCGCCCGCCCGGATTCCGGTCGAAGTCCGGACGACGGTCGGCGACCCGTACGACGCCTACCGGCGGGCGCGCGACGAGGAGGGCGGAGTGTACCTCGAAACCACCGGCGGACAGGACGGGTGGGGCTACTTCGCCACCGACCCCGAGCGGTGGGTCCGGACGGACGCCTCGGACGCGACCCCCGGCGGGTTCGAGGCGGTGGACGACCTGCTCCGCGCGGAGCGACTGGTCCGGGGCGACTGCGAGGTGCCCTACCCCTGCGGCGCGTTCGGGTGGTTCTCCTACGACCTCGCCCGCGAGTTGGAGGACCTGCCCGACACGACCGCCGACGACCGGGGTCTCGCGCGACTCCAGTTGGGCGTCTACGACCGCGTGGCGGCGTGGCGCGAACCCCGCGGCGAGGGGCCGACCGAACTGCGGGTGACCTGCTGTCCCCGGGTCGCGCCGGAGGACGACTTCGGCGGCGCGTACGACCGGGCGGTCGAGCGCGCCACCGCCCTCGCTCGCCGGGCGCGCGAGGGCGACTCGACCGTCGAGGCCCCGCCAGCGGACGCCGACACCGCGACGTTCCGCAACGAGGTCGGCCGCGAGGAGTACGCCGAGCGCGTGCGCCGGACCAAGTCGTACGTCCGCGACGGCGAGACGTTTCAGGCCAACGTCTCCCAGCGACTCGTCGCGCCCGCCGCGGTCCATCCCGTCTCGGCGTTCGCGGCGCTCCGCCGGGTCAACCCCGCGCCATTCTCCGCGCTGGTGGAGTTCCCCGGCGTCGATTTGGTCTCGGCCAGTCCGGAACTCCTGATAGACTGCGCTGGCGACCGCCTCGTGACCGAACCCATCGCCGGGACCCGACCGCGCGGCGAGACGCCCGCGGCGGACCGACGACTGGAGCGCGAACTGCTCGACAGCGAGAAGGAACACGCCGAACACGCGATGCTGGTCGACTTGGAGCGAAACGACCTCGGGAAGGTCTGCGAGTACGGGTCGGTCGAGGTGTCCGAGTACCGGCGCATCGACCGCTACTCGGCGGTGATGCACACCGTCTCGAAGGTCGTGGGCCGACGCCGCGCCGACGCCTCGGTGGCGGACGCCATCGCCGCCGTCTTTCCGGGCGGGACCATCACGGGCGCGCCGAAACCCCGGACGATGGAGATTATCGACGAACTCGAATCGACCCGACGCGGCCCCTACACCGGCGCTATCGGCGTCGTGGGGTTCGACGAGCGCGCCACGCTCAACATGACCATCCGGACGCTGGTCCGGGCGGGCGAGCGCTACTACCTCCGGGTCGGCGCGGGCATCGTCCACGACTCGGACCCCGACGCCGAGTACGAGGAGACGCTGGCGAAGGGCCGGGCGCTCGTCCGAGCGTTGGACGACGCACTCGGCGACGAGTCGGAACTGGCCGTCGAGGAGTGA
- a CDS encoding type IV pilin, which produces MELKNALKSFVGGDDDRAVSPVIGVILMVAITVILAAVIGTFVLGLGDRVSQASPSATFSFDYTAGNNDAVEITHDGGAGIESSQVNISVGGQNAWSSDGPVGSNGFQLDGSDWNGKITAGDKLALAENGDDSAIENGETVKVIWHADGSDKTAVIGESEVNF; this is translated from the coding sequence ATGGAACTGAAAAACGCTCTCAAGTCATTCGTCGGCGGTGATGACGACCGAGCAGTCAGTCCCGTCATTGGCGTCATCCTGATGGTGGCGATTACGGTGATTCTGGCCGCAGTGATTGGAACGTTCGTTCTCGGTCTCGGCGACCGAGTGAGTCAGGCAAGTCCGAGTGCGACCTTCTCGTTCGACTACACTGCGGGTAACAACGACGCTGTGGAAATTACCCACGACGGTGGTGCTGGTATCGAATCATCGCAGGTGAATATCAGCGTCGGTGGTCAAAACGCGTGGAGTTCAGACGGCCCAGTTGGGTCTAACGGTTTCCAACTTGACGGCAGTGATTGGAATGGAAAAATCACTGCAGGGGATAAGCTTGCCCTAGCAGAAAACGGTGATGATTCCGCAATAGAGAACGGCGAAACTGTCAAAGTCATCTGGCATGCAGACGGTAGTGACAAGACGGCGGTTATCGGCGAGTCAGAAGTCAACTTCTAA
- a CDS encoding homing endonuclease associated repeat-containing protein — translation MSQQVTPETLRSALQSLAARLGKTPTVVDMHEEGEYAPERYQEVFGGWNEALEDAGLDPDEMGSKRIPDRELLAELQRLYTELGEPPTQRDMTERGEYSNRTYQLRFGSWSNALREAMLDTNDGISERELLREIERLADELGRAPKAAEMDDRGQYAPVTYHRRFGSWRRALTEANLDGVSDAAGD, via the coding sequence ATGAGCCAGCAAGTTACTCCGGAGACGCTTCGGTCCGCGCTTCAGTCGCTGGCCGCCCGACTCGGCAAGACGCCGACGGTGGTGGACATGCACGAGGAGGGGGAGTACGCGCCGGAGCGGTATCAGGAGGTCTTCGGGGGTTGGAACGAGGCGCTGGAGGACGCCGGGTTGGACCCCGACGAGATGGGTAGCAAGCGCATCCCCGACCGGGAACTGCTGGCCGAACTTCAGCGACTCTACACCGAACTGGGCGAACCGCCGACCCAGCGCGACATGACCGAACGCGGCGAGTACTCGAACCGGACCTACCAACTCCGGTTCGGGAGTTGGTCGAACGCGCTCCGGGAGGCGATGCTCGATACCAACGACGGCATCTCCGAGCGCGAACTCCTCCGCGAGATAGAACGCCTCGCCGACGAACTCGGCCGCGCGCCCAAGGCCGCCGAGATGGACGACCGGGGCCAGTACGCGCCCGTGACCTACCACCGACGGTTCGGGTCGTGGCGGCGGGCGCTGACCGAGGCGAACCTCGACGGGGTCTCCGACGCCGCCGGCGACTGA
- a CDS encoding ABC transporter substrate-binding protein: MPGRHTDTEKPDEGRRRFLKASGAGAVAVSLAGPSAAKRLGGRQDAGQETTTEGGQETTKGGQGGDVPTGGTLVYGMSSKPDTSNILTLGSVYSAVAVDRVYETGTTLDPVTSEVKPNVFTDWTVENTEGQNPKPDVYFNMRQGLKWNDGEDFTAEDVLFTYRYYMENQPGNYAAAVSPMERIEESSRSDWDFHLKLSQPVGVWASEQLQIPLLPKHKWEGKNYQQYDPMKANPDNGPVGLGPGRLTQFQPATSMQVVFDNEHYYDTLSVLDWKQNHDQLRAGGPFIDQVNYKVFGSETAMTQAFLQGNIDTHYGSMTTAKIPQVKQTDGMSLVNGTDSGFSYYAFNLRRKPLDDVTFRQAVAFMYDDYFWVQRLMNGYVWKGDFAQSNGYPKPRPDFQFAGEDQMLTHPATDAFDYRSADQGPTPDVEGVRTFLTEGNVVDGSSGTYVGKDYPGSLSGVSASRSESKYNYSFGPVQSQVLREHDGADRELRVDGKTIPQTMDGDPITLFIDPPKQGPKEAKAIQRWVENLKSVGIPIKTQALSFNTMTSRVYNQENFDMYPMGWGDTGPFGSSAYSFFHSDNADDHSDGGNDEGFRYNSTGYGLYGGSADELLSQARTTMNADERNKITARAIEKIYLDMPYILRDYAKFRWPINSAKFAGYIPDIVDPAFANFDAQVNNLHLRE; encoded by the coding sequence ATGCCGGGAAGGCATACTGACACGGAGAAACCAGACGAGGGGCGACGTAGGTTCCTGAAGGCGAGTGGGGCGGGAGCAGTCGCGGTGTCGCTGGCGGGACCGAGCGCGGCGAAGCGACTCGGCGGCCGACAGGACGCCGGGCAGGAGACGACCACCGAGGGCGGACAGGAGACGACCAAGGGCGGGCAGGGCGGAGACGTACCGACCGGTGGGACGCTCGTCTACGGGATGAGTTCCAAGCCGGACACGTCGAACATCTTGACGCTCGGGTCGGTCTACTCTGCGGTCGCGGTCGATAGGGTGTACGAGACCGGGACCACGCTCGACCCTGTGACCAGCGAGGTCAAGCCGAACGTCTTCACCGACTGGACTGTCGAGAACACGGAGGGCCAGAACCCGAAGCCCGACGTGTACTTCAACATGCGGCAGGGCCTGAAGTGGAACGACGGCGAGGACTTCACCGCCGAGGACGTGCTGTTCACGTATCGCTACTACATGGAGAACCAGCCGGGCAACTACGCCGCGGCGGTGTCGCCGATGGAGCGCATCGAGGAGTCCTCCCGCAGCGACTGGGACTTCCACCTGAAGCTGAGCCAACCGGTGGGCGTCTGGGCGTCCGAACAGCTACAGATTCCGCTCCTGCCTAAGCACAAGTGGGAGGGGAAGAACTACCAGCAGTACGACCCGATGAAGGCCAACCCCGACAACGGGCCGGTCGGTCTCGGGCCGGGGCGACTGACCCAGTTCCAGCCGGCGACCTCGATGCAGGTCGTCTTCGACAACGAACACTACTACGACACGCTCAGCGTCCTCGACTGGAAGCAGAACCACGACCAACTCCGGGCCGGCGGTCCGTTCATCGACCAGGTGAACTACAAGGTGTTCGGGAGCGAGACCGCGATGACGCAGGCGTTCCTGCAGGGGAACATCGACACCCACTACGGGAGCATGACGACCGCGAAGATTCCGCAGGTGAAGCAGACCGACGGGATGTCGCTGGTCAACGGGACCGACAGCGGGTTCTCCTACTACGCGTTCAACCTGCGGCGCAAACCGCTCGATGACGTGACCTTCCGGCAGGCGGTCGCGTTCATGTACGACGACTACTTCTGGGTCCAGCGCCTGATGAACGGCTACGTCTGGAAGGGCGACTTCGCCCAGTCGAACGGCTATCCCAAGCCCCGGCCCGACTTCCAGTTCGCGGGCGAGGACCAGATGCTGACCCATCCAGCGACCGACGCCTTCGACTACCGGTCGGCCGACCAAGGACCGACGCCGGACGTCGAGGGCGTCCGGACGTTCCTGACCGAGGGCAACGTCGTCGACGGGTCGTCGGGCACCTACGTCGGCAAGGACTACCCCGGTAGCCTCTCGGGCGTGAGCGCCAGTCGGTCCGAGTCGAAGTACAACTACTCGTTCGGCCCGGTCCAGTCGCAGGTCCTGCGCGAACACGACGGCGCGGACCGCGAACTTCGCGTGGACGGCAAGACAATCCCGCAGACGATGGACGGCGACCCGATAACGCTGTTCATCGACCCGCCGAAGCAGGGACCCAAGGAGGCCAAGGCCATCCAGCGGTGGGTCGAGAACCTGAAGTCGGTCGGCATCCCGATTAAGACGCAGGCGCTGTCGTTCAACACGATGACCTCGCGGGTCTACAATCAGGAGAACTTCGACATGTACCCGATGGGGTGGGGCGACACGGGTCCGTTCGGCAGTTCGGCCTACTCGTTCTTCCACAGCGACAACGCCGACGACCACTCCGACGGCGGCAACGACGAGGGATTCCGGTACAACTCCACGGGGTACGGCCTCTACGGCGGGAGCGCCGACGAACTGCTCTCGCAGGCCCGGACGACGATGAACGCCGACGAGCGCAACAAAATCACGGCGCGGGCCATCGAGAAGATATACCTCGACATGCCCTACATCCTGCGGGACTACGCCAAGTTCCGCTGGCCCATCAACTCCGCGAAGTTCGCGGGCTACATCCCCGACATCGTGGACCCGGCGTTCGCCAACTTCGACGCGCAGGTGAACAACCTGCACCTCCGGGAGTAG
- a CDS encoding M48 family metallopeptidase, which produces MRRVGLRVLMGLVGLSLLVAYAGVAFLGYRLLAAVWLARGDVLEVVLWTTGLTVALGYLSYRFSTGRLLSQVNAADLPRNRAPAVHARLDRLADAMDVTRPRLLVGRMGAPNAMALGGMRGGVVVLDRSVFFLLSGDELEALLAHELAHLESKDSLVQTLAYSAGQSVVWVVVALALPFVLVGSGLRRALDWLRGRPPADAFAPVASLRGRVGRVVMVGFVALTLVLLAHSRRREYAADDRAATVTGDSLALARALRKIERATKPRWAMSSPLYVRGDEEGTLTRLLSTHPDMDERIDRLVERADRERGAVSIAVR; this is translated from the coding sequence ATGCGCCGAGTCGGCCTCCGGGTCCTCATGGGTCTGGTCGGACTCTCCCTGCTGGTCGCCTACGCGGGCGTCGCCTTCCTCGGCTATCGACTGCTGGCCGCGGTCTGGTTGGCCCGGGGCGACGTGCTGGAGGTCGTTCTCTGGACCACCGGTCTCACCGTCGCGCTCGGCTACCTCAGTTACCGCTTCAGCACGGGGCGACTCCTCTCGCAGGTGAACGCCGCCGACCTCCCGCGGAATCGCGCCCCCGCGGTCCACGCCCGACTCGACCGCCTCGCCGACGCGATGGACGTGACCCGGCCCCGCCTGCTCGTCGGGCGGATGGGCGCGCCGAACGCGATGGCGCTCGGCGGGATGCGGGGCGGCGTGGTCGTCCTCGACCGGTCGGTGTTCTTCCTGCTGTCGGGCGACGAACTCGAAGCCCTGCTGGCCCACGAACTCGCGCACCTCGAAAGCAAGGACAGCCTCGTCCAGACGCTGGCCTACAGCGCCGGGCAGTCGGTCGTCTGGGTCGTCGTCGCCTTGGCGCTCCCGTTCGTCCTCGTCGGGTCGGGCCTGCGACGCGCGCTCGACTGGCTTCGGGGGCGGCCGCCAGCCGACGCGTTCGCGCCCGTCGCCTCGCTCCGCGGACGGGTCGGACGGGTCGTGATGGTCGGATTCGTCGCGCTCACGCTCGTCCTGCTCGCCCACTCGCGCAGGCGCGAGTACGCCGCCGACGACCGGGCGGCGACGGTCACGGGCGACTCGCTGGCGCTCGCCCGCGCTCTGCGGAAGATAGAGCGCGCCACGAAACCCCGGTGGGCGATGTCGTCGCCGCTGTACGTCCGCGGCGACGAAGAGGGGACGCTGACGCGACTGCTCTCGACGCACCCCGACATGGACGAGCGCATCGACCGACTGGTCGAGCGCGCCGACCGCGAGCGCGGTGCCGTCTCGATAGCGGTCCGCTGA
- a CDS encoding plastocyanin/azurin family copper-binding protein: protein MKRRAFVRGGGTVAVGGLAGLAGCSAPTGDGGGGEGTTGGGTATGEGGTATEGGAATTTGGAQGGTQQVAMITEGSEYYFDPIGLFVEPGTTVEWVIESGSHSSTAYAESLDSADVTRIPEQAEPWNSGILTEQGASFSYTFEVTGTYDYFCLPHKALGMIARIVCGEPGDVEGDPPDGDVPSEQAIVNQGTISYEEFGSG from the coding sequence ATGAAACGACGAGCGTTCGTCAGGGGCGGGGGCACAGTCGCGGTGGGCGGTCTCGCGGGACTCGCGGGGTGTTCCGCGCCGACGGGGGACGGCGGCGGCGGTGAGGGGACGACCGGGGGCGGAACGGCGACCGGGGAGGGCGGAACCGCCACCGAAGGCGGAGCGGCAACGACCACGGGCGGCGCGCAGGGCGGCACTCAGCAGGTCGCGATGATCACCGAGGGGAGCGAGTACTACTTCGACCCCATCGGTCTGTTCGTCGAACCCGGGACCACGGTGGAGTGGGTCATCGAGTCGGGGTCTCACTCCTCGACGGCCTACGCCGAGAGCCTCGACTCCGCGGACGTGACCCGGATTCCCGAGCAGGCCGAACCGTGGAACAGCGGCATCCTCACCGAGCAGGGGGCGTCGTTCAGCTACACCTTCGAGGTGACGGGCACCTACGACTACTTCTGTCTCCCGCACAAGGCGCTCGGGATGATAGCGCGCATCGTCTGCGGCGAACCCGGCGACGTGGAGGGCGACCCGCCGGACGGCGACGTGCCGTCCGAGCAGGCCATCGTGAATCAGGGAACCATCTCCTACGAGGAGTTCGGGAGCGGCTAA
- the ligA gene encoding ATP-dependent DNA ligase LigA, whose protein sequence is MQFGEFADIAAEIEELSADTAITEQVTRLFEGANDDLPVLARFVQGRVFPAWSSRTLDIGPNYCYEAIARAAGTNVSADDVEDRLAEVGDIGEVAASYDFGGQQGLGAFTGGGAGGDSGASGANDLTVAEVADELDALAAAEGSGSQDKKIDVLFALFNRASATEARYLARLVLSEMRIGVGEGTVRDATADAFDVPVEAVERALQVSNDYGEVARVAREEGADGLAALDLELGRPVQAMLAQAGSVADALDDWDEVAVEWKYDGARVQIHYDPEGLAWASETAGSAAADASASDDREVAVFSRNMEDVTDALPEIVEHVEANVDAPAILDGEVVATEDGDPRPFQEVLRRFRRKHDVAQAREEVELDLFAFDCLHAAGDDLLRTPLPERHDRLEGLLGAGASAGEASDDSGGDPSGLSSLWITDDAEEIADIEAEALDAGHEGIMLKNPDSTYSPGRRGKNWLKRKPDVETLDLVVTGAEWGEGRRASFLGTFLLSARVGEGEQFETLGKVATGITDEELADLTELLEPHVREQDGQEVEIAPEVVFEVGYEEIQESPTYSSGYALRFPRFLGVREDKDPENADSLARVERLADQQ, encoded by the coding sequence ATGCAATTCGGGGAGTTCGCCGACATCGCCGCCGAAATCGAGGAGTTGAGCGCCGACACCGCGATTACCGAGCAGGTCACGCGCCTGTTCGAGGGCGCGAACGACGACCTCCCCGTGCTGGCCCGGTTCGTGCAGGGCCGCGTGTTCCCGGCGTGGTCCTCGCGGACCCTCGACATCGGGCCGAACTACTGCTACGAGGCCATCGCGCGGGCCGCCGGAACCAACGTCTCGGCCGACGACGTGGAGGACCGCCTCGCCGAGGTGGGCGACATCGGCGAGGTGGCCGCGAGCTACGACTTCGGCGGCCAGCAGGGTCTCGGCGCGTTCACCGGCGGGGGCGCGGGCGGCGACTCCGGCGCGAGCGGCGCCAACGACCTGACCGTCGCGGAAGTCGCCGACGAACTCGACGCTCTCGCCGCCGCCGAAGGCTCCGGCAGTCAGGACAAGAAGATAGACGTCCTGTTCGCGCTGTTCAACCGAGCGAGCGCGACTGAGGCCCGCTATCTCGCGCGACTCGTCCTCTCGGAGATGCGCATCGGCGTCGGCGAGGGCACCGTCCGGGACGCCACCGCCGACGCCTTCGACGTTCCTGTCGAGGCAGTCGAGCGCGCCCTGCAGGTGTCGAACGACTACGGCGAGGTAGCTCGCGTCGCCCGCGAGGAGGGCGCGGACGGTCTCGCGGCGCTCGACCTCGAACTCGGCCGCCCGGTGCAGGCGATGCTCGCGCAGGCAGGGAGCGTCGCCGACGCGCTCGACGACTGGGACGAGGTCGCCGTCGAGTGGAAGTACGACGGCGCTCGCGTCCAGATTCACTACGACCCGGAGGGGTTGGCCTGGGCGAGCGAAACCGCCGGTTCCGCCGCGGCGGACGCGAGCGCGAGCGACGACCGGGAGGTCGCCGTCTTCTCGCGGAACATGGAGGACGTGACCGACGCGCTCCCCGAAATCGTCGAACACGTCGAGGCGAACGTGGACGCGCCGGCCATCCTCGACGGCGAAGTCGTCGCCACCGAGGACGGCGACCCCCGGCCGTTTCAGGAGGTCCTGCGGCGATTCCGCCGGAAGCACGACGTTGCCCAAGCCCGCGAGGAGGTCGAACTCGACCTGTTCGCGTTCGACTGCCTCCACGCCGCCGGCGACGACCTACTCCGGACGCCCCTGCCCGAGCGCCACGACCGACTGGAGGGCCTGCTCGGCGCCGGCGCCTCCGCGGGCGAAGCGAGCGACGACTCGGGGGGCGACCCGTCGGGCCTCTCGTCGCTCTGGATAACCGACGACGCCGAGGAAATCGCCGACATCGAGGCCGAGGCCCTCGACGCCGGCCACGAGGGCATCATGCTCAAGAACCCCGACTCGACCTACTCGCCCGGCCGCCGGGGGAAGAACTGGCTCAAGCGCAAACCCGACGTGGAGACGCTGGACCTCGTGGTCACGGGCGCGGAGTGGGGCGAGGGCAGGCGCGCGAGTTTCCTCGGCACGTTCCTGCTCTCGGCGCGCGTCGGGGAGGGTGAACAGTTCGAGACGCTCGGCAAGGTCGCCACCGGCATCACCGACGAGGAACTCGCGGACCTGACCGAACTGCTGGAACCCCACGTCCGCGAGCAGGACGGACAGGAGGTCGAAATCGCCCCCGAAGTCGTCTTCGAGGTGGGCTACGAGGAGATTCAGGAGTCCCCGACCTACTCGTCGGGGTACGCCCTGCGGTTCCCCCGGTTCTTGGGCGTCCGCGAGGACAAGGACCCCGAGAACGCCGACTCGCTGGCGCGCGTCGAACGACTGGCCGACCAGCAGTAG